Proteins encoded in a region of the Vitis riparia cultivar Riparia Gloire de Montpellier isolate 1030 chromosome 7, EGFV_Vit.rip_1.0, whole genome shotgun sequence genome:
- the LOC117918479 gene encoding ADP-ribosylation factor-like, with product MGLSFTKLFSRLFAKKEMRILMVGLDAAGKTTILYKLKLGEIVTTIPTIGFNVETVEYKNISFTVWDVGGQDKIRPLWRHYFQNTQGLIFVVDSNDRDRVVEARDELHRMLNEDELRDAVLLVFANKQDLPNAMNAAEITDKLGLHSLRQRHWYIQSTCATSGEGLYEGLDWLSNNIANKA from the exons ATGGGGCTGTCTTTCACCAAGCTTTTTAGTCGGCTTTTTGCTAAGAAAGAGATGCGAATACTGATGGTGGGTCTTGATGCTGCTGGTAAGACTACCATTCTGTACAAGCTCAAGCTGGGAGAGATAGTCACCACCATTCCTACTATTG GATTTAATGTGGAGACTGTGGAATATAAGAACATTAGCTTTACTGTTTGGGATGTGGGTGGCCAGGACAAG ATCCGACCTTTGTGGAGACATTATTTCCAAAACACTCAGGGTCTGATCTTTGTGGTTGATAGCAATGATCGTGATCGTGTTGTTGAAGCTAGGGATGAGCTGCACAGGATGTTGAATGAG GACGAGTTGAGGGATGCCGTGCTGCTAGTATTTGCTAACAAACAAGATCTTCCAAATGCGATGAATGCTGCTGAGATCACTGACAAGCTTGGCCTTCACTCTCTGCGTCAACGCCATTG GTACATCCAGAGCACATGTGCCACATCCGGTGAAGGGCTGTATGAGGGATTGGACTGGCTCTCCAACAATATTGCAAACAAG GCATAA
- the LOC117918478 gene encoding putative pentatricopeptide repeat-containing protein At1g02420, which yields MNHRAIRMILKPLSLQSSSRYAPSISTIGLNSNPQNPSSVFSRLYWSETIAETTVDNGDVETVFRIVSSASSTRNLKQSLKSSGVFLSNDLIDKVLKRVRFSHGNPFQALAFFNYTNKRKGFYHTPFSLDTMLYILGRSRRFDQIWELLVEMRRKDQSLISPRSVQVVLGRIAKVCSVKQTVESFRKFRKLVPEFNTACFNALLRTLCQEKSMRDARNVYHSLKHDFRPDLRTFNILLSGWKSAEEAEGFFDEMREMGVEPDVVSYNCLIDVYCKGREIERAYKVIDKMRDEQISPDVISYTSIIGGLGLVGQPDKARDVLKEMKEYGCYPDVAAYNAAIRNFCIANRLGDADGLMDEMVGKGLSPNATTYNLFFRCFYWSNDLGRSWGLYQRMKKTGCLPNTQSCMFLTRLFRRQEKVEMALELWNDMVEKGFGSYILVSDVLFDMLCDMGKLVEVEKCCLQMIEKGHKPSNVSFRRIKVLMELANKHEALQNLTEKMAMFGPSTQVRERAENMVEISDLESLPC from the coding sequence ATGAATCATAGAGCCATAAGGATGATTCTGAAGCCCCTTTCTCTTCAATCTTCATCAAGGTACGCTCCTTCCATCTCCACTATAGGTCTGAACTCAAATCCCCAAAACCCCAGTTCAGTATTCTCTCGATTGTACTGGTCTGAAACCATAGCCGAAACCACAGTCGACAACGGCGATGTTGAAACAGTTTTCCGAATAGTCAGTAGCGCTTCATCAACTCGGAACTTGAAACAATCTCTGAAATCGAGCGGAGTGTTCCTCTCTAACGATTTGATCGATAAAGTTCTGAAAAGGGTCAGATTCAGCCATGGAAACCCTTTTCAAGCTTTGGCTTTCTTCAATTATACCAATAAGAGGAAAGGGTTTTACCACACTCCGTTCTCGTTGGACACAATGCTCTATATCTTAGGAAGAAGCCGTAGATTTGATCAAATTTGGGAGCTTTTGGTTGAAATGCGTAGAAAGGACCAATCTTTGATATCGCCGCGTAGTGTTCAGGTGGTTTTAGGTAGAATTGCCAAGGTCTGCTCGGTGAAGCAGACAGTGGAGTCGTTTAGGAAGTTCAGGAAACTGGTTCCGGAGTTCAATACTGCTTGTTTCAACGCTTTGTTGAGAACTCTATGTCAAGAGAAGAGTATGAGAGATGCGAGGAATGTGTATCACAGTTTGAAGCATGATTTTCGGCCAGATTTACGAACTTTTAATATACTTTTATCTGGGTGGAAGTCTGCAGAGGAGGCTGAGGGCTTCTTTGATGAGATGAGAGAAATGGGGGTTGAACCCGATGTTGTTTCCTATAATTGTTTGATTGATGTCTACTGCAAGGGGAGGGAGATAGAGAGGGCGTATAAGGTGATTGATAAAATGCGGGATGAGCAGATATCACCGGATGTGATATCTTATACTAGTATTATCGGAGGTTTGGGGTTGGTGGGTCAGCCGGACAAAGCTCGGGATGTTTTGAAGGAAATGAAGGAGTATGGATGTTACCCAGATGTTGCTGCATACAATGCAGCTATCAGGAACTTCTGCATTGCAAATAGGCTTGGTGATGCTGACGGTTTGATGGATGAGATGGTTGGTAAGGGTTTGAGTCCTAATGCCACTACTTACAATTTGTTCTTTAGGTGTTTTTATTGGTCCAATGATTTGGGGAGGTCATGGGGTTTGTATCAGAGGATGAAAAAGACTGGGTGCTTGCCAAACACTCAGTCTTGTATGTTCCTAACCAGGTTGTTTAGAAGGCAGGAGAAGGTGGAAATGGCGCTTGAGCTTTGGAATGACATGGTGGAGAAGGGTTTTGGGTCTTATATTCTGGTGTCTGATGTGTTGTTTGATATGCTTTGTGACATGGGGAAGCTGGTGGAGGTGGAGAAGTGTTGTTTACAGATGATAGAAAAGGGGCATAAACCGAGCAATGTTTCTTTTAGGAGAATCAAGGTGCTCATGGAATTGGCAAACAAGCATGAGGCCCTTCAGAATTTGACAGAGAAGATGGCTATGTTTGGGCCTTCAACACAAGTTCGGGAAAGAGCAGAAAATATGGTAGAGATATCAGATTTAGAATCACTTCCATGTTGA